The DNA window TCCCCGCTCCCTCGCTCAATCTATgaaaaaacactaacaaaacCATACTTTCTCTAAAAAATGGGTTCTCTACTCCAATTTCAAGACCTCAATCTTGCCCCGTCTCCATCCTCACCcctaaccaccaccaccacagcCGCCGCATCCACCAGCTCCAATACCATAGCCACCTTTCTGTCAGCGAAGGAGACAGCCAAAGCTTTGTTAGTCCCAAAAGTCGAACCTAAGCTCGAACCATTTGATGTTGAAACCCCAATCTACCAACAACAACCACCACAAGACCCCAGCAACAGCACCCGGGATCTTTTCTTTACCAGTTCCACCCCGAATTACTTCTCTAATTCCCAATTAATCCCTCCTCTCTCCCAGTCCACATCCTCCGAGGACGACAATGCCAATAATCTTTACTCTGAATACAACCGAATCTCCGAACTCTTTCGCACAGCTTTTGCGAAACGCTTGCAAGATCAATACGGAGACATTTCCGTCGTTTCGGACCCAGATTCCCGCGCTATCGTCCCTTTTAAtgaagatgataataataacagtgTTCTCTCCACCGTCGTGGTCTCCCGGCGTCCGAAGTATCCGCAGCGGTCTTCTGAGCTCGTGCGTGTCACCGACCTGGGAATCGAGGACCAGAGGTATTTTCGTGACTTGGTCCGCCGGACACGAATGGTCTACGACTCTCTTCGGATTTTGTCTATCTTGGAGGAGGAGAAGCGAAGGGGAGAACGCCTAGGACGCCGCGCACGTGGAGATCTCCGTGCTGCCTCTGCGATGAGGGATTGTGGGCTCTGGCTCAATCGGGATAAGCGGATTGTGGGGCCCATTCCCGGTGTTCAAATTGgggatgttttcttttttagaatggAACTCTGTGTTATGGGATTGCACGGACAAGCTCAGGCTGGGATTGATTATCTTCCAGCGAGCCAGAGCTCGAACAGGGAGCCTATTGCTACTAGCATTATCGTTTCAGGTGGTTATGAGGACGACGAGGATGCTGGAGATGTGATTATTTATACCGGACATGGTGGGCAGGACAAGTTGAACAGGCAATGCGAGCACCAGAAGCTTGAAGGAGGGAATTTGGCGTTGGAGAGGAGTATGCGTCATGGGATTGAGGTAAGAGTGATTAGAGGGATTAAACATGAAGGCAGTGTTAGTAGCAAGGTTTATGTTTATGATGGGTTGTATAAGATTCTTGATTACTGGTTTGATGTTGGGAAATCAGGGTTTGGTGTTTACAAGTATAGGCTTCTGAGGATAGATGGCCAACCAGAAATGGGTAGTTCAATCTTGAAGTTTGCGGAGAGTTTGAGGACTAAGCCATTGACTGTGAGGCCTAGAGGGTATTTGAGTCTTGATATTTCGAATAAGAAGGAGAATATGcctgtttttttgttcaatgaTATTGACAATGATCATGATCCTTTGTGCTATCAGTATCTTGAACGTACTGTGTTTCCAGTCTTCGTGCTCACTAATGGAAGTAATGGAACTGGATGTGATT is part of the Populus alba chromosome 10, ASM523922v2, whole genome shotgun sequence genome and encodes:
- the LOC118048781 gene encoding histone-lysine N-methyltransferase family member SUVH9; its protein translation is MGSLLQFQDLNLAPSPSSPLTTTTTAAASTSSNTIATFLSAKETAKALLVPKVEPKLEPFDVETPIYQQQPPQDPSNSTRDLFFTSSTPNYFSNSQLIPPLSQSTSSEDDNANNLYSEYNRISELFRTAFAKRLQDQYGDISVVSDPDSRAIVPFNEDDNNNSVLSTVVVSRRPKYPQRSSELVRVTDLGIEDQRYFRDLVRRTRMVYDSLRILSILEEEKRRGERLGRRARGDLRAASAMRDCGLWLNRDKRIVGPIPGVQIGDVFFFRMELCVMGLHGQAQAGIDYLPASQSSNREPIATSIIVSGGYEDDEDAGDVIIYTGHGGQDKLNRQCEHQKLEGGNLALERSMRHGIEVRVIRGIKHEGSVSSKVYVYDGLYKILDYWFDVGKSGFGVYKYRLLRIDGQPEMGSSILKFAESLRTKPLTVRPRGYLSLDISNKKENMPVFLFNDIDNDHDPLCYQYLERTVFPVFVLTNGSNGTGCDCVSGCSDGCFCAMKNGGELAYDENGFLLRGKPVVFECGVSCRCPPTCRNRVTQRGLRNRLEVFRSRETGWGVRSLDVIHAGAFICEYAGVVLTREQSQIFTMNGGGLVYPDRFSAKWAEWGDLSQIYPNYTRPSYPELPPLDFAMDVSKMRNVACYMSHSSAPNVLVQFVLYDHNNLMFPHIMLFAMENIPPLRELSLDYGVADDWTAKLAICN